The Streptomyces sp. NBC_01353 genome contains a region encoding:
- a CDS encoding class E sortase, with amino-acid sequence MTEGSPWFRATNPPDEPGPGEPTPTASYEERAYQAAQGYETPAYEAHQPTTYETPGYETPAYDASAYDGSGHDASGYETPAYETPAYEPIPEPSAVPAPEPTPETSYEEPYEEPYEPQDEPYDETMALRTVEPAAAPLPGPGRAERRKAAKGRGRRGATPSEPSETSSEAPAAPLSRVEARRAAKAQKDSVGVVASRVVGELFITFGVVMLLFVTYQLWWTNVLAGQQADQAKGQIEDSWSKGRAPGAFEPGQGFAIMYIPKLDVVVPVAEGISKPKVLDRGMVGHYADGSLKTAMPGDKQGNFAVAGHRNTHGEPFRYINRLEPGDPIVVETQDAYYTYEMASILPQTAPSNVSVIDPVPQQSGFKGPGRYITLTTCTPEFTSTYRMIVWGKMVEERPRSKGKPDALVG; translated from the coding sequence GTGACGGAGGGGTCGCCGTGGTTCCGGGCGACGAATCCGCCGGACGAGCCGGGGCCGGGGGAGCCGACGCCGACGGCTTCGTACGAGGAGAGGGCGTACCAGGCCGCGCAGGGGTACGAGACGCCCGCGTATGAGGCGCATCAGCCGACCACGTACGAGACACCCGGGTACGAGACGCCTGCGTACGACGCGTCCGCGTACGACGGGTCCGGGCACGACGCGTCCGGGTACGAGACACCGGCGTACGAGACACCTGCGTACGAGCCGATACCCGAGCCTTCCGCCGTGCCGGCGCCCGAGCCGACTCCCGAGACGTCCTACGAGGAGCCGTACGAGGAGCCGTACGAGCCCCAGGACGAGCCGTACGACGAGACGATGGCCCTGCGGACCGTCGAGCCCGCCGCGGCCCCGCTCCCGGGCCCTGGCAGGGCCGAGCGCCGCAAGGCCGCAAAGGGACGTGGCCGCCGGGGAGCGACGCCGTCGGAGCCGTCGGAGACGTCCTCCGAGGCCCCCGCGGCCCCGCTCTCGCGCGTCGAGGCCCGCCGTGCCGCCAAGGCGCAGAAGGACAGCGTCGGGGTCGTCGCGAGCCGGGTCGTGGGCGAGCTGTTCATCACCTTCGGCGTGGTCATGCTGCTGTTCGTCACGTACCAGCTGTGGTGGACGAACGTCCTGGCCGGCCAGCAGGCCGACCAGGCCAAGGGACAGATAGAGGACTCCTGGTCCAAGGGCCGGGCGCCGGGCGCGTTCGAGCCGGGGCAGGGCTTCGCCATCATGTACATCCCCAAGCTGGACGTGGTCGTCCCGGTCGCCGAGGGCATCAGCAAGCCCAAGGTCCTGGACAGGGGCATGGTGGGCCACTACGCGGACGGCAGCCTGAAGACGGCGATGCCCGGCGACAAGCAGGGCAACTTCGCCGTGGCCGGGCACCGCAACACGCACGGCGAACCGTTCCGCTACATCAACCGGTTGGAGCCCGGCGACCCGATCGTCGTCGAGACCCAGGACGCGTACTACACATACGAGATGGCGAGCATCCTGCCCCAGACCGCGCCGTCGAACGTGTCGGTCATCGACCCCGTGCCGCAGCAGTCGGGCTTCAAGGGGCCGGGGCGGTACATCACGCTGACGACCTGTACGCCCGAATTCACCAGTACGTACCGCATGATCGTGTGGGGCAAGATGGTCGAGGAACGCCCGCGGAGCAAGGGAAAGCCGGACGCGCTCGTAGGCTGA
- a CDS encoding FHA domain-containing protein, giving the protein MSELTLTVMRLGFLAVLWLFVIVAVQVIRSDLFGTRVTQRGSRRQDARPQQNPRQQAAAPPQQRGQQNAGGGRQRRGAPTKLVVSEGTLTGTTVALQGQTITLGRAHDSTIVLDDDYASSRHARIYPDRDGQWIVEDLGSTNGTYLDRTRLTTATPIPLGAPIRIGKTVIELRK; this is encoded by the coding sequence ATGTCAGAGCTGACCCTGACGGTCATGCGGCTGGGTTTCCTGGCCGTTCTGTGGCTGTTCGTGATCGTGGCCGTCCAGGTCATCCGCAGCGACCTGTTCGGCACGCGCGTCACGCAGCGCGGTTCGCGCCGCCAGGACGCCCGTCCGCAGCAGAATCCGCGCCAGCAGGCGGCCGCGCCGCCTCAGCAGCGCGGGCAGCAGAACGCGGGCGGTGGGCGGCAGCGCCGCGGCGCCCCGACCAAACTCGTCGTCTCCGAGGGCACCCTCACCGGCACGACGGTCGCCCTGCAGGGGCAGACCATCACGCTGGGGCGTGCCCACGATTCGACGATCGTGCTGGACGACGACTACGCGTCCAGCCGCCATGCCAGGATCTACCCGGACCGGGACGGCCAGTGGATCGTCGAGGATCTCGGGTCCACCAACGGCACGTATCTCGACCGGACCCGCCTCACCACCGCCACACCGATTCCGCTGGGCGCGCCGATCCGCATCGGCAAGACCGTCATCGAGCTGCGGAAGTAG
- a CDS encoding FtsW/RodA/SpoVE family cell cycle protein, translating to MSVVTNTTTIGAIEAPSRRNTELALLAFAVVIPVFAYLNVGLAIDGKVPAGMLGYGLGLGLLAGVAHLVVRKFAPYADPLLLPLATLLNGMGLVLIWRLDQSPRIISRYKTFTPDAPSQMLYSAIAVAMFVGVLLVLKDHRVLQRYTYISMVAALVLLLLPLVPGLGADVFGAKIWISVAGFSIQPGEFAKIILAVFFSGYLMVKRDALALASRRFMGLYLPRGRDLGPILTIWAVSLLILVFENDLGTSLLFFGMFVIMLYVATERTSWVVMGLLMSTAGAVVVGSTAGHVKSRVAAWLDPFECLKTAPEGSNMAAACDQMTQVLMSFGSGGILGTGLGQGNSDLIGFAANSDFIFATVGEELGLAGVMVFLLLYGLIIERGVRTALAARDPFGKLLAMGLSGAFALQVFVVAGGVMGLIPLTGMTMPFLAYGGSSVIANWALIGILIRISDTARRPAPAPAPSPDAEMTQVVRP from the coding sequence ATGAGCGTTGTCACCAACACGACCACCATCGGCGCGATCGAGGCGCCGAGCCGCCGCAACACCGAGCTGGCGCTGCTGGCGTTCGCCGTCGTCATCCCGGTGTTCGCCTATTTGAACGTCGGCCTGGCGATCGACGGCAAGGTGCCCGCGGGAATGCTCGGGTACGGGCTCGGCCTCGGCCTGCTCGCGGGCGTCGCGCACCTCGTGGTGCGCAAGTTCGCGCCGTACGCGGACCCGCTGCTGCTGCCGCTGGCGACCCTGCTGAACGGGATGGGTCTGGTGCTGATCTGGCGCCTGGACCAGTCGCCGCGCATCATCTCCCGGTACAAGACGTTCACCCCGGACGCGCCCAGCCAGATGCTGTACTCGGCGATCGCCGTCGCGATGTTCGTGGGTGTGCTGCTGGTCCTGAAGGACCACCGGGTGCTCCAGCGCTACACGTACATCTCGATGGTGGCGGCCCTCGTGCTGCTGCTGCTGCCGCTGGTGCCGGGTCTCGGTGCCGATGTCTTCGGCGCCAAGATCTGGATCAGCGTCGCCGGCTTCTCCATCCAGCCCGGTGAGTTCGCCAAGATCATCCTGGCGGTCTTCTTCTCCGGCTATCTGATGGTGAAACGGGACGCGCTGGCCCTGGCCAGCCGTCGGTTCATGGGCCTCTATCTGCCGCGTGGCCGTGACCTCGGCCCGATCCTCACGATCTGGGCCGTCAGCCTTCTCATCCTGGTCTTCGAGAACGACCTCGGTACGTCGCTGCTGTTCTTCGGCATGTTCGTGATCATGCTGTACGTGGCGACGGAGCGGACCAGCTGGGTCGTCATGGGTCTGCTGATGTCGACCGCGGGTGCGGTCGTCGTCGGCTCCACGGCCGGTCACGTCAAGTCCCGTGTGGCCGCCTGGCTCGACCCGTTCGAGTGCCTGAAGACGGCGCCCGAGGGCTCCAACATGGCCGCCGCCTGTGACCAGATGACCCAGGTGCTGATGTCGTTCGGCTCCGGCGGCATCCTCGGCACCGGCCTCGGCCAGGGCAACTCGGACCTGATCGGCTTCGCCGCCAACTCCGACTTCATCTTCGCCACCGTCGGCGAGGAACTCGGCCTGGCCGGCGTCATGGTCTTCCTGCTCCTGTACGGCCTGATCATCGAGCGGGGTGTCCGCACGGCCCTCGCGGCCCGCGACCCCTTCGGCAAGCTGCTCGCGATGGGCCTGTCCGGCGCCTTCGCGCTCCAGGTCTTCGTCGTCGCCGGCGGTGTGATGGGCCTCATCCCGCTGACCGGTATGACCATGCCGTTCCTCGCGTACGGTGGTTCGTCCGTCATCGCCAACTGGGCCCTGATCGGCATCCTGATCCGGATCAGCGACACCGCGCGCCGCCCGGCGCCCGCCCCCGCCCCGTCCCCCGACGCCGAGATGACCCAGGTGGTCCGACCGTGA
- the pknB gene encoding Stk1 family PASTA domain-containing Ser/Thr kinase — protein MEEPRRLGGRYELGSVLGRGGMAEVYLAHDTRLGRTVAVKTLRADLARDPSFQARFRREAQSAASLNHPAIVAVYDTGEDYVDGVSIPYIVMEYVDGSTLRELLHSGRKLLPERTLEMTVGILQALEYSHRAGIVHRDIKPANVMLTRTGQVKVMDFGIARAMGDSGMTMTQTAAVIGTAQYLSPEQAKGEQVDARSDLYSTGCLLYELLTVRPPFIGDSPVAVAYQHVREEPQPPSNFDPEITPSMDAIVLKALVKDPDYRYQSADEMRADIEACLDGQPVAAAAAMGAAGYGGGYGGGYGGYASDDQPTTALRQADPAGQTSMLPPMNPDDGGYGYDDRPDRRRQKKSNTSTILLVLAGILVLVGAILIGQSIFDGKKGTDQVPVPQFVGHTLNEAKGLAANAQVKVAQAGTERCEQPAGKICSQNPVSDGTAKMNVGETISVIVSEGAPQIEVPDVVEKSQETAEQELKDKGFKVKIKVEESEEEVGRVLEQDPKGGTKAEQNSEVTITVAKKKQTPLPDVIGRDVNVAIQQLNALGFTNIAQQQEDSQQPAGTVTGQTPEGQTQQPKDVQITLKVSKGPQQTQQPVPSLFGLTLDQARAQLSAAGYQLGSVDGSSDPNARIKEQDVQAGTVGQPNQAINVKMFGNNGGIFD, from the coding sequence ATGGAAGAGCCGCGTCGCCTCGGCGGCCGGTACGAGCTGGGCTCGGTGCTCGGCCGTGGTGGCATGGCGGAGGTCTACCTCGCCCACGACACCCGGCTCGGCCGCACCGTCGCCGTGAAGACGCTGCGGGCCGACCTCGCCCGCGACCCGTCCTTCCAGGCCCGGTTCCGCCGTGAGGCCCAGTCGGCCGCCTCGCTCAACCACCCGGCGATCGTCGCTGTCTACGACACCGGCGAGGACTACGTAGACGGGGTCTCCATCCCGTACATCGTGATGGAGTACGTCGACGGCTCGACCCTGCGCGAGCTGCTGCACTCCGGGCGCAAGCTGCTGCCCGAACGCACGCTCGAGATGACGGTCGGCATCCTCCAGGCGCTGGAGTACTCGCACCGCGCCGGCATCGTGCACCGTGACATCAAGCCGGCGAACGTCATGCTGACGCGGACCGGTCAGGTCAAGGTCATGGACTTCGGCATCGCGCGCGCCATGGGCGACTCGGGCATGACCATGACCCAGACCGCGGCCGTCATCGGCACGGCGCAGTACCTCTCCCCGGAGCAGGCCAAGGGCGAGCAGGTCGACGCCCGCTCCGACCTGTACTCCACCGGCTGTCTGCTGTACGAGCTGCTGACCGTCCGGCCGCCGTTCATCGGCGACTCGCCGGTCGCGGTCGCGTACCAGCACGTACGCGAGGAGCCGCAGCCGCCGAGCAACTTCGACCCCGAGATCACGCCGTCGATGGACGCCATCGTCCTGAAGGCGCTGGTCAAGGACCCCGACTACCGCTACCAGTCCGCGGACGAGATGCGTGCCGACATCGAGGCCTGCCTCGACGGGCAGCCGGTCGCCGCGGCCGCGGCGATGGGCGCGGCCGGGTACGGAGGCGGCTACGGCGGCGGATACGGCGGCTACGCGTCGGACGACCAGCCGACCACGGCGCTGCGCCAGGCCGACCCGGCGGGCCAGACGTCGATGCTTCCGCCGATGAACCCGGACGACGGCGGCTACGGCTACGACGACCGCCCGGACCGCCGCCGCCAGAAGAAGTCGAACACCTCGACGATCCTGCTGGTGCTCGCGGGCATCCTGGTGCTGGTGGGCGCGATCCTGATCGGCCAGTCGATCTTCGACGGCAAGAAGGGCACGGACCAGGTGCCCGTGCCGCAGTTTGTCGGCCACACGCTGAATGAAGCCAAGGGCCTGGCGGCCAACGCCCAGGTCAAGGTGGCTCAGGCGGGTACGGAGCGGTGCGAGCAGCCCGCGGGCAAGATCTGCAGCCAGAATCCGGTGTCCGACGGCACGGCGAAGATGAACGTCGGCGAGACGATCTCGGTGATCGTCTCCGAGGGCGCACCGCAGATCGAGGTCCCGGACGTCGTCGAGAAGTCCCAGGAGACCGCGGAGCAGGAGCTCAAGGACAAGGGCTTCAAGGTCAAGATCAAGGTCGAGGAGTCCGAGGAGGAAGTCGGCCGCGTCCTGGAGCAGGACCCGAAGGGCGGCACCAAGGCGGAGCAGAACTCCGAGGTCACGATCACGGTGGCGAAGAAGAAGCAGACGCCGCTTCCGGACGTCATCGGACGGGACGTGAACGTCGCGATCCAGCAGCTCAACGCGCTCGGGTTCACCAACATCGCCCAGCAGCAGGAGGACTCGCAGCAGCCTGCCGGCACGGTCACCGGTCAGACGCCCGAGGGTCAGACGCAGCAGCCCAAGGACGTCCAGATCACGCTGAAGGTCTCCAAGGGCCCGCAGCAGACCCAGCAGCCCGTTCCGAGCCTCTTCGGCCTGACGCTGGACCAGGCACGTGCCCAGTTGTCCGCGGCGGGCTACCAGCTCGGCAGCGTGGACGGCTCGAGCGATCCCAACGCCCGCATCAAGGAGCAGGACGTCCAGGCGGGCACGGTGGGCCAGCCCAACCAGGCGATCAACGTGAAGATGTTCGGCAACAACGGCGGCATCTTCGACTAG
- a CDS encoding DUF3662 and FHA domain-containing protein, whose protein sequence is MGVLKRFEQRLEGLVNGTFAKVFKSEVQPVEIAGALQRECDNNATIWNRERTVVPNDFIVELSTPDYERLSPYSGQLGDELAGLVRDYAKQQRYTFMGPIKVHLEKADDLDTGLYRVRSRTLASSSSQHAAPQQAPAGPSQGRAPGGYGYPPAGAPPMPAAPPPGAGAPHPGQAPAAGRPTAGGPGPMPSSGAQVRRWIEINGTRHQISRPTLVLGRSTDADVRIDDPGVSRRHCEIRTGTPSTIQDLGSTNGIVVDGQHTTRATLRDGSRIVVGSTTIVYRQAEG, encoded by the coding sequence ATGGGAGTCCTGAAGCGTTTCGAACAGCGGCTCGAAGGTCTGGTCAACGGCACCTTCGCCAAGGTCTTCAAGTCCGAGGTCCAGCCCGTCGAGATCGCGGGCGCTCTCCAGCGTGAGTGCGACAACAACGCGACGATCTGGAACCGCGAGCGGACCGTCGTCCCCAACGACTTCATCGTCGAGCTGAGCACGCCGGACTACGAGCGCCTCAGCCCGTACTCGGGTCAGCTCGGCGACGAGCTCGCCGGCCTGGTCAGGGACTACGCGAAGCAGCAGCGCTACACCTTCATGGGCCCGATCAAGGTCCACCTGGAGAAGGCCGACGACCTCGACACCGGTCTGTACCGGGTGCGCAGCCGCACTCTCGCGTCGAGTTCGTCACAGCACGCGGCACCGCAGCAGGCCCCGGCCGGCCCCTCGCAGGGCCGCGCGCCGGGTGGTTACGGCTACCCGCCGGCCGGTGCTCCGCCGATGCCCGCGGCCCCGCCGCCGGGCGCCGGTGCTCCGCACCCCGGCCAGGCGCCCGCCGCCGGCCGTCCCACCGCCGGTGGCCCCGGCCCCATGCCTTCCTCCGGCGCCCAGGTGCGCCGGTGGATCGAGATCAACGGCACCCGCCATCAGATCTCTCGCCCGACCCTGGTCCTTGGCCGCAGCACCGACGCGGACGTGAGGATCGACGATCCCGGCGTCTCCCGCCGGCACTGCGAGATCCGGACCGGAACGCCCTCGACGATCCAGGATCTCGGATCCACCAACGGCATCGTGGTGGACGGGCAGCACACCACCCGCGCTACGCTCCGCGACGGCTCGCGGATCGTCGTGGGCAGCACCACCATCGTTTACCGGCAAGCCGAAGGGTGA
- a CDS encoding Stp1/IreP family PP2C-type Ser/Thr phosphatase — MSLSLRFAAGSHKGMIREGNEDSGYAGPRLLAIADGMGGQAAGEVASSEVISTLVTLDDDVPSSDILTSLGAAVQRANDQLRMMVEEDPQLEGMGTTLTALLWTGQRLGLVHVGDSRAYLLRDGVLTQITQDHTWVQRLVDEGRITEEEATTHPQRSLLMRALGSGDHVEPDLSIREVRAGDRYLICSDGLSGVVSHQTMEDTLASYQGPQETVQELIQLALRGGGPDNITVIVADVLDVDGGDTLAGQLSDTPVIVGAVAENQVQPADGGAMQTPAGRASGLGRPAPHQQPPAGGFGPPGSGDDHGYGGMPPQGSFGSYSDEDFTKQRGGRKWLKRSFFLILALAVLGGGAYGGYRWTQTQYYVGSNEEHVALYQGISQDLAWVSLSEVEKDHPEIELKYLPAYQRKQVEDTIAGGSLGKAQTKIAELSAQASACKKAEQRREAADKAADQASKPPADGSTPDSKPTTAAPSPGPTLTEDEQKLASNCGKQ; from the coding sequence ATGAGCCTGTCACTGCGCTTCGCCGCCGGGTCGCACAAAGGCATGATCCGCGAGGGCAACGAGGACTCCGGCTACGCCGGTCCCCGGCTGCTCGCCATCGCCGACGGCATGGGCGGCCAGGCCGCCGGTGAGGTCGCCTCCTCCGAGGTGATCTCGACGTTGGTCACCCTCGACGACGACGTCCCCAGTTCGGACATCCTCACCTCGCTCGGTGCGGCGGTGCAGCGTGCCAACGACCAGCTGCGGATGATGGTCGAGGAGGACCCCCAGCTGGAGGGCATGGGCACGACGCTCACCGCCCTGCTGTGGACGGGCCAGCGCCTCGGCCTGGTGCACGTCGGCGACTCGCGGGCGTACCTGCTGCGCGACGGCGTGCTCACGCAGATCACGCAGGACCACACCTGGGTGCAGCGCCTCGTCGACGAGGGCCGGATCACCGAGGAAGAGGCCACGACCCATCCGCAGCGCTCGCTGCTGATGCGGGCGCTGGGCAGCGGCGACCATGTCGAGCCCGACCTGTCGATCCGTGAGGTCCGGGCCGGCGACCGGTATCTGATCTGTTCCGACGGGCTGTCCGGAGTCGTCTCCCACCAGACGATGGAGGACACCCTCGCCAGCTATCAGGGCCCGCAGGAGACCGTGCAGGAGCTGATCCAGCTCGCGCTGCGCGGCGGTGGTCCCGACAACATCACGGTGATCGTGGCCGACGTCCTCGACGTCGACGGCGGTGACACGCTCGCCGGTCAGCTCAGCGACACCCCGGTGATCGTCGGCGCGGTCGCCGAGAACCAGGTGCAGCCCGCGGACGGCGGGGCGATGCAGACCCCGGCCGGCCGTGCCTCCGGGCTCGGCCGCCCCGCGCCGCACCAGCAGCCCCCGGCGGGCGGCTTCGGTCCGCCCGGCAGCGGCGACGACCACGGGTACGGCGGGATGCCCCCGCAGGGCTCGTTCGGGTCGTACAGCGACGAGGACTTCACCAAGCAGCGCGGCGGCCGCAAGTGGCTGAAGCGGAGCTTCTTCCTGATCCTGGCGTTGGCCGTGCTCGGCGGCGGCGCGTACGGCGGCTACCGCTGGACGCAGACGCAGTACTACGTCGGCTCCAACGAGGAGCACGTGGCGCTGTACCAGGGCATCAGCCAGGACCTGGCCTGGGTCTCGCTGTCGGAGGTGGAGAAGGACCACCCCGAGATCGAACTCAAGTACTTGCCGGCGTACCAGCGCAAGCAGGTCGAGGACACGATCGCCGGCGGCAGCCTCGGCAAGGCGCAGACGAAGATCGCGGAGCTTTCGGCGCAGGCCTCGGCCTGCAAGAAGGCCGAGCAGCGCCGTGAGGCCGCCGACAAGGCCGCGGACCAGGCGAGCAAGCCGCCCGCCGACGGTTCCACCCCCGACTCCAAGCCCACCACAGCCGCTCCCTCCCCGGGCCCCACCCTCACGGAGGACGAGCAGAAGCTGGCCTCGAACTGCGGCAAGCAGTAA
- a CDS encoding aminodeoxychorismate/anthranilate synthase component II — protein sequence MSARILVVDNYDSFVFNLVQYLYQLGAECEVLRNDEVELSHAQDGFDGVLLSPGPGAPEQAGVCIEMVRHCATTGVPVFGVCLGMQSMAVAYGGVVDRAPELLHGKTSLVTHEGKGVFAGLPSPFTATRYHSLAAEPAALPDELEVTARTDDGIIMGLRHRDLAVEGVQFHPESVLTEHGHLMLANWLEQCGDKGAVGRSAGLAPVVGKAVA from the coding sequence GTGAGCGCGCGGATTCTCGTCGTCGACAACTACGACAGCTTCGTCTTCAACCTCGTTCAGTACCTCTACCAGCTCGGCGCCGAGTGCGAGGTGCTGCGCAACGACGAGGTCGAACTGAGCCACGCGCAGGACGGCTTCGACGGCGTCCTGCTCTCGCCCGGCCCCGGCGCGCCCGAACAGGCCGGTGTCTGCATCGAGATGGTCCGCCACTGCGCCACGACCGGCGTACCCGTCTTCGGCGTCTGCCTGGGGATGCAGTCGATGGCGGTGGCGTACGGCGGTGTCGTCGACCGCGCCCCCGAGCTGCTCCACGGCAAGACCTCGCTGGTCACGCACGAGGGCAAGGGCGTCTTCGCCGGCCTTCCTTCGCCGTTCACCGCCACGCGCTACCACTCGCTGGCCGCCGAGCCCGCGGCGCTGCCGGACGAGCTGGAGGTCACGGCACGCACGGACGACGGCATCATCATGGGGCTGCGCCACCGTGATCTGGCGGTCGAGGGCGTGCAGTTCCACCCCGAGTCGGTGCTCACCGAGCACGGCCACCTGATGCTCGCCAACTGGCTGGAGCAGTGCGGCGACAAGGGGGCGGTGGGCCGGTCGGCGGGGCTCGCGCCGGTGGTGGGCAAGGCCGTCGCGTGA
- a CDS encoding class E sortase, whose translation MARARNRIAGVISVFGELLITVGLVLGLFVVYSLWWTNVLADRAAGRDGDQVRDQWAAQGPGALDTKGGIGFLHVPAMGDDEILVKKGTETETLNNGVAGYYLDPIKSALPQDKQGNFTLAAHRDGHGAKFHNIHKLKNGDSIVFESKDTWFVYKVYKTLPETTKYNVDVLQQIPKESGRTRPGRYITLTTCTPMYTSDYRYIVWGELERTEKVDGARTPPAELR comes from the coding sequence GTGGCACGTGCGCGCAACCGGATCGCCGGAGTCATCAGTGTCTTCGGTGAACTCCTCATCACCGTGGGCCTGGTGCTCGGACTCTTCGTCGTCTACTCGCTGTGGTGGACGAACGTCCTCGCCGACCGCGCCGCCGGCCGCGACGGCGACCAGGTCCGCGACCAGTGGGCGGCGCAGGGCCCGGGCGCGCTGGACACCAAGGGCGGCATCGGCTTCCTGCACGTCCCGGCGATGGGCGACGACGAGATACTGGTCAAGAAGGGCACCGAGACCGAGACCCTGAACAACGGTGTCGCCGGCTACTACCTCGACCCGATCAAGTCGGCCCTCCCGCAGGACAAGCAGGGCAACTTCACGCTGGCCGCGCACCGGGACGGGCACGGGGCGAAGTTCCACAACATCCACAAGTTGAAGAACGGCGACTCGATCGTCTTCGAGTCCAAGGACACGTGGTTCGTCTACAAGGTCTACAAGACCCTGCCGGAGACGACGAAGTACAACGTGGACGTCCTCCAGCAGATCCCGAAGGAATCGGGCAGGACGCGGCCGGGCCGCTACATCACGCTGACGACGTGCACGCCGATGTACACCTCGGACTACCGCTACATCGTGTGGGGCGAGCTGGAACGCACGGAGAAGGTGGACGGGGCGCGGACGCCGCCGGCGGAGCTGCGGTAG
- a CDS encoding penicillin-binding transpeptidase domain-containing protein — MNKPLRRVAIFCGLLVLALLLRDNWIQYVRADELNAHPKNRRVTIERYANERGNIIVDGKPITGSVDSQDPYYRFKRTYFDGPMWAPVTGYASQAYDANQIEKIEDGILTGNDDRLFFDRTLSMFTGDKRKGGNVVTTLSGAAQKAAFDGLGDKTGAVVAIEPKTGKILALASTPSYDPSSFAGYSAKDEKAWIALENDKNKPKQNRALREIYPPGSVFKVVTAAAALESGKVTDIDAPTDTPEPYKIPLSTKPMINHASGCENASLNQALEVSCNSVFAKLGDDVGRDKMVETAEKFGFNAEQFTPVRSAASVYDKKSDRGGNALSSIGQFNTATTPLQMAMVTAAIANDGKLMKPYMIDKLESPNVDVIKQNEPEEMSRPVSAETAQKLQQMMENVVSNGTGGKADLNMDGVKVGGKTGTAQHGEKNAKRPYAWFISYAKTDQGSPVAVAVIVEDSAGTDREDISGGGLAAPIAKAVMKAVLKTRS; from the coding sequence GTGAACAAGCCCCTGCGCCGGGTCGCGATCTTCTGCGGCCTGCTGGTCCTCGCCCTGCTGCTCCGCGACAACTGGATCCAGTACGTCCGCGCCGACGAGCTGAACGCGCACCCGAAGAACCGGCGCGTCACGATCGAGCGGTACGCGAACGAGCGCGGCAACATCATCGTGGACGGCAAGCCGATCACGGGCTCGGTCGACTCCCAGGACCCGTACTACCGGTTCAAGCGGACCTACTTCGACGGCCCCATGTGGGCCCCGGTGACCGGGTACGCCTCGCAGGCGTACGACGCCAACCAGATCGAGAAGATCGAGGACGGCATCCTCACCGGCAACGACGACCGGCTCTTCTTCGACCGCACCCTGTCGATGTTCACGGGCGACAAGAGGAAGGGCGGCAACGTCGTCACGACGCTGAGCGGCGCCGCCCAGAAGGCCGCCTTCGACGGGCTCGGAGACAAGACCGGCGCGGTCGTGGCCATCGAGCCGAAGACCGGCAAGATCCTCGCGCTCGCCTCCACCCCGTCGTACGACCCCTCCTCCTTCGCCGGTTACTCCGCGAAGGACGAGAAGGCGTGGATCGCGCTGGAGAACGACAAGAACAAGCCCAAGCAGAACCGGGCTCTGCGCGAGATCTACCCGCCCGGCTCCGTCTTCAAGGTCGTCACGGCGGCCGCGGCGCTGGAGAGCGGCAAGGTCACCGACATCGACGCGCCGACGGACACGCCGGAGCCGTACAAGATCCCGCTGTCCACCAAGCCCATGATCAACCACGCGAGCGGGTGCGAGAACGCCAGCCTGAACCAGGCGCTGGAGGTCTCCTGCAACTCCGTCTTCGCCAAGCTCGGCGACGACGTCGGTCGCGACAAGATGGTCGAGACGGCCGAGAAGTTCGGTTTCAACGCCGAGCAGTTCACCCCGGTCCGCTCCGCCGCCTCCGTCTACGACAAGAAGTCGGACCGCGGCGGCAACGCGCTCTCCTCCATCGGCCAGTTCAACACGGCGACGACCCCGCTCCAGATGGCGATGGTCACGGCCGCGATCGCCAATGACGGCAAGCTGATGAAGCCGTACATGATCGACAAGCTCGAGTCCCCGAACGTCGACGTGATCAAGCAGAACGAGCCGGAGGAGATGAGCCGCCCGGTCTCGGCGGAGACTGCGCAGAAGCTCCAGCAGATGATGGAGAACGTCGTCTCCAACGGCACCGGCGGCAAGGCCGACCTGAACATGGACGGCGTGAAGGTCGGCGGCAAGACGGGTACGGCCCAGCACGGCGAGAAGAACGCCAAGCGCCCCTACGCGTGGTTCATCTCCTACGCCAAGACCGACCAGGGCTCGCCGGTCGCGGTCGCCGTGATCGTCGAGGACTCCGCCGGCACGGACCGTGAGGACATCAGCGGTGGCGGGCTCGCCGCCCCGATCGCCAAGGCCGTCATGAAGGCGGTACTGAAGACCAGGAGCTGA